Proteins co-encoded in one Ralstonia sp. RRA genomic window:
- a CDS encoding membrane protein gives MSGKFDKLRQRIMGLDPNTIGTVLSLLPTILEQANKTIDKFKNRKKAGTEAARAEGAAPDPNTRIAELEAAILQQAESVKLLAEQHAITIDALRDEAARLERRLKRMTWLASIGFALAIAALVIAQQASRH, from the coding sequence ATGTCCGGAAAATTCGACAAACTGCGCCAACGCATCATGGGTCTTGATCCAAACACCATCGGTACCGTCTTGTCTCTGCTGCCCACCATCCTGGAGCAGGCCAACAAGACCATCGACAAGTTCAAGAACCGCAAGAAAGCCGGCACCGAAGCTGCACGCGCAGAAGGTGCCGCGCCCGACCCGAATACCCGGATTGCCGAGCTGGAAGCGGCAATCCTGCAGCAGGCCGAATCGGTCAAGCTCCTGGCCGAGCAACACGCCATCACGATCGACGCCCTGCGCGATGAGGCCGCACGGCTCGAACGCCGGTTGAAGCGCATGACGTGGCTTGCATCCATCGGCTTTGCGCTGGCAATCGCTGCACTCGTCATCGCTCAGCAAGCCTCTCGACACTGA
- the gsiD gene encoding glutathione ABC transporter permease GsiD, with protein MTQASNPAIAAQAATEPVRTPWTEFWRKFRKQHLAMGAGVFVIALALIAILAPHIVPFDPENYFDYDALNAGPSAQHWFGVDSLGRDIFSRILMGTRISLEAGFVSVIIGAIIGTVLGLLAGYYEGWWDRIVMRISDVLFAFPGILLAIGIVAILGNGMINVIFAVAVFSIPAFARLVRGNTLMLKHLTYVEAARSIGASDWTIIMRHILPGTISSIVVYFSMRIGTSIITAASLSFLGLGAQPPTPEWGAMLNEARADMVTAPHVAIFPSLAIFLTVLAFNLLGDGLRDALDPKIDRR; from the coding sequence ATGACGCAGGCATCCAATCCGGCAATCGCCGCGCAAGCCGCCACCGAACCTGTCCGCACCCCGTGGACGGAGTTCTGGCGCAAGTTCCGCAAGCAGCATCTGGCGATGGGCGCCGGTGTGTTCGTGATCGCGCTGGCGTTGATCGCCATCCTCGCGCCGCACATCGTGCCGTTCGATCCGGAGAACTATTTCGACTATGACGCGCTCAACGCAGGCCCGTCGGCACAGCACTGGTTCGGCGTCGATTCGCTCGGCCGTGACATCTTCAGCCGCATCCTGATGGGCACGCGCATCTCGCTGGAAGCGGGCTTCGTGTCGGTCATCATCGGCGCGATCATCGGCACCGTACTGGGCCTGCTGGCCGGCTACTACGAAGGCTGGTGGGACCGCATCGTCATGCGCATCTCCGACGTGCTGTTCGCCTTCCCGGGCATTCTGCTGGCGATCGGCATCGTGGCCATTTTGGGCAACGGCATGATCAACGTGATCTTTGCCGTGGCGGTGTTCAGCATCCCGGCGTTTGCACGGCTGGTGCGCGGCAACACGCTCATGCTCAAGCACCTGACGTATGTAGAGGCCGCACGCAGCATTGGCGCGTCGGACTGGACGATCATCATGCGGCACATCCTGCCGGGCACGATCTCGTCCATCGTCGTGTATTTCTCGATGCGGATCGGTACGTCGATCATCACCGCCGCCAGCCTCTCGTTCCTGGGCCTGGGCGCACAGCCGCCCACGCCGGAGTGGGGCGCGATGCTCAACGAAGCGCGTGCCGACATGGTGACGGCGCCGCACGTGGCGATCTTCCCGAGCCTGGCCATCTTCCTGACCGTGCTGGCGTTCAACCTGCTCGGCGACGGCCTGCGTGACGCGCTGGACCCGAAGATCGACCGTCGTTGA
- the prmB gene encoding 50S ribosomal protein L3 N(5)-glutamine methyltransferase, whose product MTSHTLPASHPFTTVRDLLRYAVSRFTAAGLVFGHGSENAYDEAAYLLLHTLHLPIDTLEPFMDARLLPEEVAAVLKVIERRAVDRVPAAYITHEAFMHGMRFYVDERVIVPRSFIGELLEEGLEPWLDQEDGPTDVLELCTGSGCLSILAALQWPNATIDAVDLSPDALVVANRNVDEYKLEDRIRLHEGDLYAPLPPGVHYDVILTNPPYVNETSMQALPPEYLAEPRMALAGGNDGMDIVRRILADAPRHLKPHGVLVVEIGNERENVEAAFPDLDLVWLPTSAGEDQVFLVTREAL is encoded by the coding sequence ATGACCTCCCACACTCTCCCCGCCTCCCACCCGTTCACCACGGTGCGCGATCTGCTGCGCTACGCCGTGTCGCGCTTCACTGCTGCTGGCCTCGTCTTCGGCCATGGCAGCGAGAACGCCTACGACGAAGCTGCCTACCTGCTCCTGCACACGCTGCACCTGCCGATCGACACGCTGGAGCCGTTCATGGACGCGCGCCTGCTGCCCGAGGAGGTGGCCGCCGTGCTGAAGGTGATCGAGCGCCGCGCCGTCGACCGCGTGCCCGCCGCGTACATCACACACGAGGCGTTCATGCACGGCATGCGCTTCTACGTGGACGAACGCGTGATCGTGCCGCGCAGCTTCATCGGCGAATTGCTGGAAGAAGGCTTGGAACCGTGGCTCGACCAGGAAGACGGTCCGACCGACGTGCTGGAGCTGTGCACCGGCTCCGGCTGCCTGTCGATCCTTGCGGCGCTGCAATGGCCCAATGCGACGATCGATGCGGTGGACCTGTCGCCGGATGCGCTGGTGGTGGCCAATCGCAATGTCGACGAATACAAGCTGGAAGACCGCATCCGCCTGCACGAAGGCGATCTGTATGCGCCGCTGCCGCCGGGCGTGCACTACGACGTGATCCTGACGAACCCGCCGTATGTGAACGAAACCTCGATGCAGGCGCTGCCGCCGGAGTACCTCGCCGAGCCGCGCATGGCTTTGGCCGGCGGCAATGACGGCATGGACATCGTGCGCCGCATCCTGGCTGATGCCCCGCGCCACCTGAAGCCGCACGGCGTGCTGGTGGTGGAGATCGGCAATGAGCGCGAGAACGTCGAAGCGGCGTTCCCGGATCTGGACTTGGTTTGGCTGCCGACCAGCGCTGGCGAAGACCAAGTCTTCTTGGTCACGCGCGAGGCGCTATAA
- a CDS encoding class IV adenylate cyclase yields MARNVEIKARVRDVAALLERAAAIADSGPERIDQDDTFFACANGRLKLRQFSPERGDLIHYFRADSAGPCVSSYNIVPTNAPDALRDTLAAAIGTAGRVIKVRQLYLAGQTRIHVDTVKDLGDFVELEVVLRDDQSEDDGVAIAHQLMHALGIAETDLLDVAYVDLLAAKQH; encoded by the coding sequence ATGGCCCGCAACGTCGAGATCAAGGCGCGTGTACGCGACGTGGCAGCGCTGCTGGAACGCGCCGCGGCCATCGCCGATTCAGGCCCTGAGCGCATCGATCAAGACGACACCTTCTTCGCCTGCGCGAATGGGCGCCTGAAGCTGCGGCAGTTCTCGCCCGAGCGCGGTGATCTGATCCACTACTTCCGCGCCGACAGCGCCGGCCCGTGCGTGTCCAGCTACAACATCGTGCCGACCAACGCGCCCGATGCGCTGCGTGACACGCTGGCCGCTGCCATCGGTACCGCCGGCCGCGTCATCAAGGTGCGACAGCTGTATCTCGCCGGCCAGACGCGCATTCATGTGGATACCGTCAAAGACCTCGGTGATTTCGTCGAACTCGAAGTCGTGCTGCGCGATGACCAATCCGAAGACGACGGCGTAGCCATCGCCCATCAACTGATGCACGCCCTCGGCATTGCCGAAACCGACTTGCTCGACGTTGCCTACGTCGACCTGCTGGCTGCCAAACAACACTGA
- a CDS encoding P1 family peptidase codes for MSISLPTIGALPAGPRNSITDVTGVTVGHATIAGGDIQTGVTVVRPHAGDPFVDKVPAACAVINGFGKSVGLVQVEELGVLETPIALTNTFAVGAVAQAQIRQAVAANPQIGRAWSTVNPLVFECNDGFLNDLQAFAVQDVHYEAAYAAAAETFEQGAVGAGRGMSSFGVKGGIGSASRVVLLADGTQRTVGALVLSNFGVTGNLTLAGRHIGAELAKALAARAPEPEKGSIIMLLATDAPLDARQLRRLALRAGAGLARTGSVYGHGSGDIALAFSTAYTVPHQGTRAMPALAMTHESHLDPLFQAAADSVEQAIVHALFHAEAVTGRDGNTRRALTELI; via the coding sequence ATGTCCATCAGTCTTCCCACCATCGGCGCACTGCCGGCCGGGCCGCGTAACAGCATCACGGATGTGACGGGCGTCACCGTTGGCCACGCCACGATTGCCGGCGGCGACATCCAGACCGGCGTGACCGTGGTACGCCCGCATGCCGGCGACCCGTTCGTCGACAAGGTGCCGGCCGCATGCGCGGTCATCAACGGCTTCGGCAAGAGTGTCGGCCTCGTGCAGGTGGAAGAGCTGGGCGTGCTGGAAACGCCCATCGCGCTGACCAACACGTTTGCCGTGGGCGCCGTGGCGCAAGCGCAGATCCGCCAAGCTGTCGCGGCCAATCCGCAGATCGGTCGCGCATGGTCCACCGTCAATCCGCTCGTCTTCGAGTGCAATGACGGCTTTCTGAATGACCTGCAGGCGTTTGCCGTGCAGGACGTGCACTACGAGGCCGCGTATGCCGCTGCTGCCGAGACGTTCGAGCAGGGCGCGGTTGGTGCAGGGCGGGGGATGTCATCGTTCGGCGTAAAAGGCGGTATCGGGTCCGCCTCACGCGTGGTGCTGCTGGCTGACGGCACGCAACGTACAGTCGGTGCGCTCGTGCTCTCCAACTTTGGCGTGACAGGAAACCTGACGCTGGCAGGACGCCATATCGGCGCGGAGCTGGCGAAGGCCTTGGCTGCCCGCGCACCCGAGCCAGAGAAGGGCTCGATCATCATGCTGCTCGCCACCGACGCGCCGCTCGACGCGCGCCAGTTGCGTCGCCTCGCCTTGCGCGCAGGTGCGGGCCTGGCACGCACCGGCTCCGTCTACGGCCACGGCAGCGGCGATATCGCACTGGCGTTCTCCACGGCCTACACCGTGCCGCACCAGGGCACGCGTGCGATGCCGGCCCTCGCCATGACACACGAATCGCATCTCGACCCGCTGTTCCAAGCCGCCGCCGACAGCGTGGAACAAGCCATCGTGCACGCGCTGTTCCATGCCGAAGCCGTCACCGGCCGCGACGGCAACACGCGCCGCGCATTGACCGAACTGATTTGA
- the dapE gene encoding succinyl-diaminopimelate desuccinylase: protein MSPTLALTEDLIRRRSVTPEDKGCQDVLIERLTAAGFECETVVSGPDHFRVTNLWAVKRGRAGTEGKLLVFAGHTDVVPTGPVEQWHSDPFEPTHRDGKLYARGAADMKTSIAGFVVASEEFVAKHPDHAGSIGFLITSDEEGPAHDGTVKVCDLLRTRGERLDYCVVGEPTSVSTLGDMVKNGRRGSLSGKLTVNGVQGHIAYPHLAKNPIHLAAPALAELAAAKWDDGNEYFPPTTWQMSNIHGGTGATNIIPGHVTIDFNFRFSTASTPDGLKARVQGILDAHGLDYTLDWTLGGEPFLTERGDLSEALASAIQAECGVTTELSTTGGTSDGRFIAKICPQVIEFGPPNASIHKIDEHVEVAFIEPLKNVYRRVLETLIA from the coding sequence ATGTCGCCCACGCTTGCCCTCACTGAAGACCTGATCCGCCGCCGCTCCGTCACGCCCGAAGACAAGGGCTGCCAGGACGTGCTGATCGAACGCCTGACCGCCGCCGGCTTCGAATGCGAAACCGTGGTCAGCGGCCCGGACCACTTTCGCGTGACCAACCTGTGGGCCGTCAAGCGCGGCCGCGCGGGCACAGAGGGCAAGCTGCTCGTCTTCGCCGGCCACACCGATGTGGTGCCCACCGGCCCCGTCGAGCAATGGCACTCCGACCCGTTCGAGCCCACGCACCGCGACGGCAAGCTCTACGCGCGCGGCGCGGCTGACATGAAGACGTCCATCGCTGGCTTCGTGGTCGCATCGGAAGAATTCGTGGCCAAGCATCCGGACCACGCCGGCTCGATCGGCTTCCTGATCACCAGCGACGAAGAAGGCCCGGCGCACGACGGCACCGTCAAGGTGTGCGACCTGCTGCGCACGCGCGGCGAGCGCCTGGACTACTGCGTGGTGGGCGAGCCGACGTCGGTGTCCACGCTCGGCGACATGGTCAAGAACGGGCGACGCGGCTCGCTGTCGGGCAAGCTCACGGTGAATGGCGTACAGGGTCACATCGCCTATCCGCATCTGGCCAAGAACCCGATCCATCTGGCCGCGCCCGCGCTGGCCGAACTGGCCGCCGCCAAGTGGGACGACGGCAACGAATACTTCCCGCCGACCACGTGGCAGATGTCGAACATCCACGGCGGCACGGGCGCGACGAACATCATTCCCGGCCACGTCACCATCGACTTCAACTTCCGCTTCTCGACTGCGAGCACGCCGGACGGCCTGAAGGCGCGCGTGCAAGGCATCCTCGATGCGCACGGCCTCGACTACACGCTCGACTGGACGCTGGGCGGCGAGCCCTTCCTGACCGAGCGCGGCGACCTGTCCGAAGCGCTCGCCTCCGCCATCCAGGCCGAATGCGGCGTGACCACCGAGCTGTCGACCACCGGCGGCACGTCGGACGGCCGCTTCATCGCCAAGATCTGCCCGCAAGTAATCGAATTCGGCCCGCCGAATGCGAGCATCCACAAGATCGACGAGCACGTCGAAGTGGCCTTTATCGAGCCGCTGAAGAACGTGTATCGCCGCGTGTTGGAAACGTTGATCGCCTGA
- the dapD gene encoding 2,3,4,5-tetrahydropyridine-2,6-dicarboxylate N-succinyltransferase, whose translation MTQQLQSLIDQAWEDRANLSPKAAPADVREAVANVIGQLDKGALRVAEKKDGEWIVNQWIKKAVLLSFRLEDNAPMAAGGFTQFYDKVPSKFANYTAEDFAAGGFRVVPPAVARRGSFIAKNAVLMPSYVNIGAYVDEGTMVDTWATVGSCAQIGKNVHLSGGVGIGGVLEPLQANPVIIEDNCFIGARSEVVEGVIVEENSVISMGVYLGQSTKIYDRETGEVSYGRIPAGSVVVAGNLPSKDGTHSLYCAVIVKKVDAKTRAKVGLNELLRGD comes from the coding sequence ATGACGCAACAACTGCAATCCCTGATCGATCAAGCGTGGGAAGACCGCGCCAACCTGTCGCCCAAGGCCGCTCCGGCCGATGTCCGCGAAGCTGTGGCCAACGTGATCGGCCAGCTCGACAAGGGCGCGCTGCGCGTGGCCGAGAAGAAGGACGGTGAGTGGATCGTCAACCAGTGGATCAAGAAGGCCGTGCTGCTGTCGTTCCGCCTGGAAGACAACGCGCCGATGGCCGCTGGTGGCTTCACGCAGTTCTACGACAAGGTGCCGAGCAAGTTCGCCAACTACACGGCCGAAGACTTTGCCGCTGGCGGTTTCCGCGTGGTGCCGCCGGCCGTGGCGCGCCGTGGTTCGTTCATCGCCAAGAACGCCGTGCTGATGCCGTCGTACGTGAACATCGGCGCCTATGTGGATGAAGGCACCATGGTCGACACGTGGGCCACCGTCGGTTCGTGCGCGCAGATCGGCAAGAACGTGCACCTGTCGGGTGGCGTGGGCATCGGCGGCGTGCTGGAGCCGCTGCAGGCCAACCCGGTCATCATTGAAGACAACTGCTTCATCGGTGCGCGCTCGGAAGTGGTGGAAGGCGTGATCGTTGAAGAGAACTCGGTGATCTCGATGGGCGTGTACCTGGGCCAGTCGACCAAGATCTACGACCGCGAAACCGGTGAAGTCAGCTACGGCCGCATCCCGGCGGGTTCGGTGGTGGTGGCGGGCAACCTGCCGTCGAAGGACGGCACGCACAGCCTGTACTGCGCCGTGATCGTCAAGAAGGTCGACGCCAAGACGCGCGCCAAGGTTGGCCTGAACGAGCTGCTGCGCGGCGACTAA
- the dapC gene encoding succinyldiaminopimelate transaminase yields MNPRLSALQPYPFEKLKALVKDVTPSAVHTPISFGIGEPKHPTPALIKDALVAALGGLANYPTTLGSDALRQCIAAWLERRYGLPKVDPATEVIPVNGSREALFSFAQTVIDGSKPGARVLCPNPFYQIYEGSALLAGATPLFANSDPARNYAPDFDSITPEEWRNVQLVFVCSPGNPTGAVLTLEDWKQLFALSDEYGFIIASDECYSEIYFDEANPPLGALQAAHQLGRGFDRLVMFSSLSKRSNVPGMRSGFVAGDAKLLKAYLLYRTYHGSAMSPSVQSASIAAWNDETHVRDNRAQYVKKFQQVTPMLAEVLDVALPDAAFYLWANVNRTGLSDTEFARQLLAAKNVAVLPGSYLAREAHGTNPGQDYVRIALVAGVDECLEGARRIVEFCQQR; encoded by the coding sequence GTGAATCCGCGCCTGTCCGCCCTGCAGCCGTATCCGTTCGAGAAACTGAAAGCGCTCGTCAAGGACGTGACGCCCAGCGCCGTCCACACGCCAATCAGCTTCGGCATCGGTGAGCCCAAGCACCCGACGCCAGCGCTTATCAAAGATGCGCTCGTGGCCGCGCTCGGCGGGCTGGCGAATTATCCCACGACGCTGGGCTCCGATGCACTGCGACAGTGCATCGCCGCATGGTTGGAGCGCCGCTACGGCCTACCGAAGGTCGACCCGGCCACCGAGGTCATCCCCGTGAATGGCTCGCGCGAGGCGCTGTTCTCGTTCGCCCAGACCGTGATCGACGGCAGCAAGCCCGGCGCGCGCGTGCTGTGTCCGAATCCGTTCTATCAGATCTACGAAGGCTCGGCGCTGCTGGCCGGCGCGACGCCGCTGTTCGCTAACAGCGACCCGGCGCGCAATTACGCTCCCGATTTCGATTCGATCACGCCGGAAGAATGGCGCAACGTGCAGCTCGTCTTCGTGTGCAGCCCGGGCAACCCGACTGGCGCTGTGCTCACGCTGGAAGACTGGAAGCAGCTCTTCGCGCTGTCGGACGAATACGGTTTCATCATCGCGTCGGATGAGTGCTATTCCGAAATCTATTTCGACGAGGCCAACCCGCCGCTGGGCGCGCTGCAGGCTGCGCACCAACTGGGCCGTGGCTTTGATCGGCTGGTGATGTTCTCCAGCCTGTCCAAGCGCTCCAACGTGCCAGGCATGCGTTCGGGCTTCGTGGCGGGTGACGCCAAGCTGCTCAAGGCTTATCTGCTGTATCGCACGTATCACGGCAGCGCGATGAGCCCGTCGGTGCAATCCGCTAGCATCGCCGCATGGAATGACGAGACCCACGTGCGCGACAACCGCGCGCAGTACGTCAAGAAGTTCCAGCAAGTCACGCCGATGCTGGCCGAAGTGCTGGACGTAGCCCTGCCTGACGCGGCCTTCTACCTGTGGGCCAACGTCAATCGGACGGGCCTGTCGGACACTGAATTCGCACGTCAGCTCTTGGCTGCCAAAAACGTCGCCGTGCTGCCGGGCAGCTACCTCGCCCGCGAGGCGCACGGCACGAACCCGGGCCAGGACTACGTGCGCATCGCCCTGGTGGCCGGTGTGGACGAGTGCCTGGAAGGCGCGCGCCGCATTGTCGAGTTCTGCCAGCAACGCTGA
- a CDS encoding arsenate reductase, with amino-acid sequence MTTLHGIPNCDTVKKARTWLESNGVAYTFHDFKKQGVSADMLAGWLKHVPLTTLLNRKGTTWRALSDADKARAEDEAGAIELMQANPSLIKRPVLVHGKSVNVGFSADQYAGLF; translated from the coding sequence ATGACGACCCTGCACGGCATTCCCAACTGCGACACCGTGAAGAAAGCCCGCACGTGGCTCGAATCGAACGGCGTTGCGTACACGTTCCACGATTTCAAGAAGCAAGGCGTGAGCGCCGACATGCTGGCCGGCTGGCTCAAGCACGTGCCACTCACGACGCTGCTTAACCGCAAGGGCACCACGTGGCGCGCGCTGTCGGATGCCGACAAGGCCCGCGCCGAAGACGAAGCCGGTGCCATCGAGCTGATGCAAGCCAACCCATCGCTGATCAAGCGGCCGGTGCTGGTGCATGGCAAGAGCGTCAACGTAGGCTTCTCGGCTGACCAATACGCCGGCCTGTTCTAA
- a CDS encoding DMT family transporter — MTTIASSAPSADGATHHEPQWTAALFILVGASVWGISWYPYRLLAGWGLGSMLASSVTGAVAAVIAAVVLRRHFPTFQWSWVIPALGLAAGITNAGFVWGTVHGTVMRVLLLFYLTPVWTALLARFWLHERLGLRGGVLLALALSGAMLMLWSGQAGTPWPGSAAEWAGLIAGLAFACNNVLSRLAGQRHPTMRPEMRTVVVFTGCALVGLPAAVLLDGVQAVPAAITQLNTWMLLLGMACVLVGGNAMVQRGLQRLPANRAALLMLFEIVVAAVSSALLTSERLSMQEMVGGACIILAGALSGLSRRK; from the coding sequence ATGACAACGATTGCCTCTTCGGCGCCCTCGGCAGACGGCGCCACCCATCACGAGCCGCAATGGACGGCGGCACTGTTCATCCTCGTGGGTGCCTCGGTCTGGGGGATTTCCTGGTATCCGTACCGCCTGCTCGCCGGCTGGGGGCTGGGCAGCATGCTGGCCTCGTCGGTGACGGGCGCCGTGGCCGCCGTGATCGCGGCCGTGGTGCTGCGGCGGCACTTTCCCACTTTCCAATGGTCCTGGGTGATCCCGGCGCTGGGGCTGGCGGCAGGTATCACCAACGCTGGTTTTGTCTGGGGGACGGTGCACGGCACGGTCATGCGCGTGCTGCTGCTGTTCTACCTCACGCCGGTGTGGACGGCCCTGTTGGCGCGCTTCTGGCTGCATGAGCGCCTGGGGCTGCGCGGCGGTGTTTTGCTCGCATTGGCCTTGTCGGGTGCCATGCTGATGCTGTGGTCAGGGCAGGCCGGTACGCCGTGGCCGGGTTCGGCGGCGGAATGGGCAGGGTTGATTGCCGGCCTGGCTTTCGCGTGCAACAACGTGCTCTCGCGCCTGGCCGGGCAGCGGCATCCGACCATGCGGCCGGAAATGCGTACCGTGGTCGTCTTTACCGGTTGTGCCCTGGTGGGCTTGCCGGCGGCGGTTCTGCTCGATGGCGTGCAGGCGGTGCCTGCCGCAATCACGCAACTCAACACGTGGATGCTGCTGCTCGGCATGGCATGTGTGCTGGTGGGCGGCAATGCGATGGTGCAGCGCGGTCTGCAGCGGTTGCCAGCCAATCGCGCCGCGCTGTTGATGCTGTTTGAGATCGTGGTGGCGGCCGTATCGTCGGCACTGCTCACGTCGGAGCGCCTGTCGATGCAGGAGATGGTGGGCGGTGCCTGCATCATCCTGGCGGGCGCGCTGTCGGGGCTGTCGCGACGCAAGTAG
- a CDS encoding M55 family metallopeptidase: protein MRILISADIEGVANVFHPEQTRAGNAEYERARRWMTAEADAAVRGAFDGGATEVLVNDSHGGFRNLIPDSIDRRARFVLGKPRYLSMMAGVDGCNAVCMIGYHARAGSRGVLAHTINSFAFTRVWFNEQELGEAGLYGALAGERGVPVAVASGDDVFIKETKPLLPHTTFVETKQAEGQNAGTSLSPEQSCEAIYAAVKATVQRGHFSMPLRIQAPIVCRLQTQTPALADLFCQWPALERVDGTMLRFAADSVEHAVRMLNSLSAMSAMLR from the coding sequence ATGCGAATCCTGATTTCCGCCGACATTGAAGGCGTCGCCAACGTGTTCCACCCCGAGCAGACGCGCGCCGGTAATGCCGAATACGAACGCGCCCGCCGCTGGATGACCGCCGAAGCCGACGCCGCTGTACGCGGTGCCTTCGACGGTGGCGCGACGGAAGTCCTCGTCAACGATTCGCACGGCGGCTTCCGCAACCTCATCCCCGATTCGATCGACCGCCGCGCGCGCTTCGTGCTCGGCAAACCGCGTTACCTGAGCATGATGGCCGGCGTGGATGGCTGCAATGCGGTCTGCATGATCGGCTACCACGCCCGTGCCGGCAGCCGTGGTGTGCTGGCGCACACCATCAACAGCTTCGCGTTCACGCGCGTCTGGTTTAACGAGCAGGAATTGGGCGAGGCAGGCCTCTACGGCGCCCTGGCCGGCGAACGCGGCGTGCCCGTGGCCGTGGCCAGCGGCGACGACGTCTTCATCAAAGAGACCAAGCCGCTGCTGCCGCACACTACGTTTGTCGAGACCAAGCAGGCAGAAGGGCAAAACGCAGGGACATCGCTCTCGCCCGAGCAGTCGTGCGAAGCGATCTATGCGGCCGTAAAGGCTACCGTGCAGCGCGGCCACTTCAGCATGCCGCTGCGCATCCAGGCGCCCATCGTGTGCCGCCTGCAAACGCAAACGCCCGCACTGGCCGACCTGTTCTGCCAATGGCCCGCGTTGGAACGCGTGGATGGAACGATGCTGCGTTTCGCAGCGGATTCCGTCGAACACGCCGTGCGCATGCTCAACAGCCTCTCCGCCATGTCGGCGATGCTGCGTTGA